AGGTATTCTTTGTCAAACTGAATTATTCTAATTTTCCTCTGCTTCCTAGGAAACACGAACCCTAGCGGAGATTGCCAAAGTGGAGCTGGACAATATGCCACTCCGTGGAAAGCAGCTGCGTGTGCGCTTTGCCTGCCATAGTGCATCCCTTACAGTTCGAAACCTTCCTCAGTATGTGTCAAACGAACTGCTGGAAGAAGCCTTTTCTGTGTTTGGCCAGGTAGAGAGGGCTGTAGTCATTGTGGATGATCGAGGAAGGCCCTCAGGAAAAGGCATTGTTGAGTTCTCAGGGAAGCCAGCTGCTCGGAAAGCTCTGGACAGATGCAGTGAAGGCTCCTTCCTGCTAACCACGTAAGTGAGGGTCATTTTCAGACATAGACCTTAGATTGCTAATTCCTTCCATGGTCTGGAAAGTTAGCCTCTAGTAACCACGTTTCTATGTTTAAAGACTTGTggtcagccgggcatggtggctgacacctgtaatcccagcactttgggaggccaaggcaggcggatcacccgaggtcaggagttcaagacccacctggccaacatgatgaaacccccgtctctactaaaaatacaaaaaattagccaggcatggtggcatgtgcctgtagtcccagctacttgggaggctgaggcaggagaatcgcttgaacccaggaggcagaagttgcagcaatctgagatcacgccactgcactccaacctgggcaacagagtgaaactgcctcaaagaaataaataaataaaaggccaggcatggtagatcacaaggtgaggagatcaagaccatcctggccaacatggtgaaagcctgtctttactaaaaatacaaaaattagttgggtgtggtggcacacacgggtagtcccagctactcgggaggctgaggcaggagaatcacttgaacccggaaggcggaggttgcagtgagccgagattgcgctactgcaccccagcctgacgacagaacaagactctgtctcaaaaaaaaaaaaaagacttttggccaatgtgggtggatcacgaggtcaggagatcgagaccatcctggctaacacggtgaaaccccatctctactgaaaagtacaacaaattagctgggcatggtggtgggcacctgtagtcccagctactcgggaggctgaggcaggagaatggcacgaacctgggaggcggagcttgcagattgcgccactgcactccagcctgggcgacagaacaagactctgtatcaaaaaaaaaaggaaagacttttGATATtagggtgggtgcggtggctcacgcctgtaatcccaacactttaggaggctgaggcgagtaaATCACGAGGTcctgagtttgagacccgcctggacaaagtggtgaaaccccgtctgtactaaaaatacaaaaatgtgggtgcctgtgatcccagctactcaggaggctgaggcatgaaaatcgcttgaacccgggaggcagaggttgcagtgagccgagatagcaccactgcactctagcctgggcgacagagcaagactctgtttcaaaaataaaaaaaaagacttggtaCTAAGTGAGCTTTCTCATATGATTTTTGCTATAATCTTATATTAATAGAAGTGGAATGACGATtatgaaaattaactttttagtCACTCCGTACGTTTTAATTTAATTAGTGTTAAGTCTCTCCTAACTTTGAAGTTTTAGAGCTCTGAAAAGTTGATTTGTGCATgcagtatctctttttttttttttttttttttttttttttttttttttttttttttttttttttatctattttttttttttttttttttttttttttttttttttttttttttttttttttttttgtgtttacCACAAGTCATTTCTCAGATTGTCTGTAGATGTTCAGGCTGTACTTAAGTACTGCATCTACCTACTTGGAATATCTTTGAGACTGTATTCAGAGATCTGAGGCCTGATTTCTCCTATCAaccccagattttctttttctttttttttttttttttttgagacagtctcactttgtattccgggctggagtgcagtggtacaatcttagcttatttcaacctctgccttctgggtccaagcgattctcttgcctcagcctcccgagtagctgggattacagacgtctgccactacacccagctaatttttggtatttttagtagagtcagggtttcaccatgttggccaagcttgtcttgaactcctgaccttgtgattcacctgccttgtcctcccaaagtgctgggattacaggcatgcgccaccgcccctggcccaaCCCCCAATTTTTTATAATGTCATTAGGTATAAAAACTCCTTCAGAAGTGTTTGTCCAATCCTGAGCCCTAGCTAATTCATTGTGCCAGTGATATGTGTAGAGAAGAAGCCTGGTGTGGGGTATGATTTAACACTGAACTTCGTTCTTTCTCTTAGATTTCCTCGTCCTGTGACTGTGGAGCCCATGGACCAGTTAGATGATGAAGAGGGACTTCCAGAGAAGCTGGTTATAAAAAACCAGCAGTTTCACAAGTATGCCGTCTTGATAGATTTCCCTATTAGGTGTTTCCTTCTTAAGGAAGCTTATAAAGGGATATGTAAAAGAGGCAGGTCTTTGCTGCACATGTTCACTGGCAGCCATTATATTGGTCCTCACAAGGAATGCAATACTTAGCTGGGGTAATCCTGGACAAAGTTAGTAACCTAGGAACCTTGCCTATAGGGAACGAGAGCAGCCACCCAGATTTGCACAGCCTGGCTCCTTTGAGTATGAGTATGCCATGCGCTGGAAGGCACTCATTGAgatggagaagcagcagcaggaccaAGTGGACCGCAACATCAAGGAGGCTCGTGAGAagctggagatggagatggaggctgcacGCCATGAGCACCAGGTCATGCTAATGAGACAGGGTGAGTCTAGGCCTGTAAGTTTTAAAGCTGAAAGgacaaaatgacatttttaaatgggTTTCTTTGTATCAATTAGCAGAAAGGCCTAAATCTCTGCTtttatactttgaaatattttgcgTTGATTTTGGTAGATAAGTAGATTTGGAGATGTGGCAGAGATACTGGATTCTGTGAAGAAGGAAATGATAGGTTTGACTTCATTTTGGAATCTGGACACCACAGGTGGCTCCAAAGGAATTATATCCTCTTTGCTTTCTGGATCTTTatttgaagaaagtcattagatCTATATGAAGACAATGAGGAATATTCTTAAGTCTGTTGTTTCTTTAGATTTGATGAGGCGCCAAGAAGAACTTCGGAGGATGGAAGAGCTGCACAACCAAGAGGTGCAAAAACGAAAGCAACTGGAGCTCAGGTAACTTTTCTCGAACCCTTTCCTCTGACAACTCTAAAAGGTAATGTCTCATTCCTCTTTCCTACTGCCATGCTACCTCATGCATTTATAAATGTGTTGGCAAATATTTCCTGGCTGCTTCTCAGGTTCTTTGGATTGGAGATGTTTTTAGCTGCCCATGGTTCTAGAAGTTTTTAGCTGCCCATGGTTCTAGAAGTTACCTGCTAAAAAGAAAGCTGAATACTGGTCTCATGAGGTTTCTTTGGGGGTTGCCTCAGGGCTGGGCACACTTAACAGTGAGTTTCCTGGTGAACTGTGATAGTTTTCAGTAGGCTGGTCTCCTCGGTCGAGTCCCCTGTTAACCTACTCAAGTTCTGAAATGCCTCTGTCTTAAATATATTGGTGACTCTCTCTAGGCAGGAGGAAGAGCGCAGGCGCCGTGAAGAAGAGATGCGGCGGCAGCAAGAAGAAATGATGCGGCGACAGCAGGAAGGATTCAAGGGAACCTTCCCTGATGCGGTATATCTCCCATGTGCCCATGATGTGCCAAGCCAGTCGTGATAAGACAGACTCACCATGAATTGTCTGCTAGGTTATC
This portion of the Macaca thibetana thibetana isolate TM-01 chromosome X, ASM2454274v1, whole genome shotgun sequence genome encodes:
- the NONO gene encoding non-POU domain-containing octamer-binding protein; the protein is MQSNKTFNLEKQNHTPRKHHQHHHQQQHHQQQQQQPPPPPIPANGQQASSQNEGLTIDLKNFRKPGEKTFTQRSRLFVGNLPPDITEEEMRKLFEKYGKAGEVFIHKDKGFGFIRLETRTLAEIAKVELDNMPLRGKQLRVRFACHSASLTVRNLPQYVSNELLEEAFSVFGQVERAVVIVDDRGRPSGKGIVEFSGKPAARKALDRCSEGSFLLTTFPRPVTVEPMDQLDDEEGLPEKLVIKNQQFHKEREQPPRFAQPGSFEYEYAMRWKALIEMEKQQQDQVDRNIKEAREKLEMEMEAARHEHQVMLMRQDLMRRQEELRRMEELHNQEVQKRKQLELRQEEERRRREEEMRRQQEEMMRRQQEGFKGTFPDAREQEIRMGQMAMGGAMGINNRGAMPPAPVPAGTPAPPGPATMMPDGTLGLTPPTTERFGQAATMEGIGAIGGTPPAFNRAAPGAEFAPNKRRRY